In Methanococcoides sp. LMO-2, the genomic stretch CACAACAATCGAGAGCAAGGTCATCAGAAACCGTGTCGCAGGCTACGTTACACGCAAGGTCGCACATCCTAAGAAGATCTAATTCTCAGGAAGTGGATCTTTATGTTCGAAGGAGTATTACCAGCCATCATAACTCCTTTCACAAAAGCTGACACCATAGACAAGACAGGTCTTCAGCAGAATATCGAATTTGTTGAAAATGGTGGAGTTTCAGGAATTGCCGCCTGCGGGACAACTGGCGAATCAGCCACATTGTCCACTGCGGAACACATGGAACTCATTGATATTGCAGTTGATTGTGCAAAGGTACCTATACTTGCCGGAACAGGCTCAAACAACACGGCAGAGGCTATCGAGCTGACAAAGCACGCGGAAGATGCGGGAGCAGCCGGTGCTCTTGTAATATCTCCTTACTATAACAAACCGAACAAAGCAGGACTTATTGCTCATTTTAAGGCTATCGCAGACGCGGTGGAAATGCCGATCGTCCTTTACAACGTACCATCACGTACAAGCCAGGACATGCCACTTGATGCCATAATCGAACTGGCAAAAGTGGATAACATCGTTGCTATCAAGGAAGCCAGTGGCAACCTTGACAAGGTCTCACAGATCATCGAGAACACAATGGATGAAGATTTCAATATCATATCCGGCGATGACGGCCTCACCATGCCCCTGATGTCCCTTGGCGGAACCGGAGTCATCTCCGTGGTCGCAAACGTTGTACCTGAAAAGATGGTAGGACTTGTGGACGCTGTCAATGCAGGTGACATGAATACAGCAAGGCAGATCCATTACGAGATAGCACCACTCATCCGTGCACTGTTCACGGAAACAAACCCAATACCTGTCAAGCGTGCAGTAGAGCTGATCGGGCTTAACACAGGCCACCTGAGATTGCCTCTTGCACCTATCAGCAGTGAGAACGAACAGAAGCTTGTCGATTGCCTGAAAGAACTCGGGTGTATCTGATGATAAACGCAGCAGTTACCGGT encodes the following:
- the dapA gene encoding 4-hydroxy-tetrahydrodipicolinate synthase gives rise to the protein MFEGVLPAIITPFTKADTIDKTGLQQNIEFVENGGVSGIAACGTTGESATLSTAEHMELIDIAVDCAKVPILAGTGSNNTAEAIELTKHAEDAGAAGALVISPYYNKPNKAGLIAHFKAIADAVEMPIVLYNVPSRTSQDMPLDAIIELAKVDNIVAIKEASGNLDKVSQIIENTMDEDFNIISGDDGLTMPLMSLGGTGVISVVANVVPEKMVGLVDAVNAGDMNTARQIHYEIAPLIRALFTETNPIPVKRAVELIGLNTGHLRLPLAPISSENEQKLVDCLKELGCI